One Thioclava electrotropha DNA segment encodes these proteins:
- the xdhA gene encoding xanthine dehydrogenase small subunit, translating to MEITFLLNGETRTVALTDPTQSVLDWLRAEGLTGTKEGCNEGDCGACSVIVTDAEGAKPLNACLMMMPHLHGRALRTVEGVAGPKGELHPVQQAMVDHHGSQCGFCTPGFIASMAAGHLNGRHDHDDLLAGNLCRCTGYAPIIRAAEAAQDEAVPAWMHDTLPDLTDVAPKADHVLLPDSADALADWYLAHPDATLIAGATDVGLWVTKQLRELKEVAFLNNCKDLQTIEETDDRYIVGAGVTLAALRTAIRDTLPSFGELLRRFASEQVRQAATIGGNIANGSPIGDSPPVLIAMGAELTLRKGDARRTIPLESFFLDYGKQDRAPGEFVESVSFPKSAPDLACYKLSKRFDQDISAVCGALNIPRDGDKIGAPRIAFGGMAGIPKRAAALEAALKGQPFTEEAITAALPALEQDFTPLTDMRASDAYRMEAAKAMLIRYVRNAQGALSILEVKP from the coding sequence ATGGAGATCACGTTTCTTCTCAATGGAGAAACCCGGACGGTGGCACTTACCGATCCGACGCAATCTGTGCTCGACTGGCTGCGCGCCGAGGGGCTGACCGGCACCAAGGAGGGCTGCAACGAGGGCGATTGCGGGGCCTGCTCGGTCATCGTGACCGATGCGGAGGGCGCCAAACCGCTCAATGCCTGCCTGATGATGATGCCCCATCTGCACGGCCGCGCGCTGCGCACCGTCGAGGGCGTCGCCGGGCCGAAGGGGGAATTGCACCCCGTTCAGCAGGCGATGGTCGATCATCACGGCTCGCAATGCGGCTTCTGCACGCCCGGTTTCATCGCGTCGATGGCGGCGGGGCATCTGAACGGGCGCCACGATCACGACGATCTGCTTGCCGGAAACCTGTGCCGCTGCACCGGCTACGCGCCGATCATCCGCGCCGCCGAGGCGGCGCAGGACGAAGCCGTGCCCGCATGGATGCACGACACGCTGCCCGATCTGACAGATGTCGCGCCAAAGGCCGATCACGTCCTTCTGCCGGATAGCGCCGATGCGCTGGCAGACTGGTATCTCGCCCATCCCGACGCCACGCTGATCGCGGGCGCGACCGATGTGGGGCTCTGGGTCACGAAGCAGCTGCGCGAATTGAAAGAGGTCGCTTTCCTCAACAACTGCAAAGACTTGCAGACCATCGAGGAAACCGACGACCGCTACATCGTCGGCGCGGGCGTCACCTTGGCCGCGTTGCGCACGGCGATCCGCGACACACTCCCCAGCTTTGGCGAATTGCTGCGCCGCTTCGCCTCCGAACAGGTTAGACAAGCGGCGACCATCGGCGGCAACATCGCCAACGGCTCGCCCATCGGTGACAGCCCGCCCGTCCTGATCGCGATGGGCGCGGAGTTGACGCTGCGCAAGGGAGATGCGCGCCGCACGATCCCGCTGGAGAGCTTCTTCCTCGACTATGGCAAGCAGGACCGCGCGCCCGGCGAATTCGTCGAAAGCGTCAGCTTCCCGAAATCCGCGCCCGATCTGGCTTGCTACAAACTCTCGAAGCGGTTCGATCAGGACATTTCCGCCGTCTGCGGCGCGCTGAATATCCCGCGCGATGGCGACAAGATCGGCGCGCCGCGTATCGCCTTCGGCGGCATGGCGGGAATCCCGAAACGCGCCGCGGCATTGGAGGCCGCGCTGAAAGGTCAGCCCTTCACCGAAGAGGCGATCACGGCCGCCCTGCCCGCGCTGGAGCAGGACTTCACGCCGCTCACCGACATGCGCGCCTCGGACGCCTACCGGATGGAGGCCGCCAAGGCGATGCTGATCCGATACGTCCGCAATGCCCAAGGCGCCCTCTCCATTCTGGAGGTGAAACCATGA
- the xdhB gene encoding xanthine dehydrogenase molybdopterin binding subunit yields MSVGTKKPHDSAQLHVTGAARYVDDIPCPGNTLHLAFGLSTEAHAEIASLDLSAVRSAPGVVAVLTAEDMPFANNASPAPEPEPVLAEGVVHFVGQPIFVVAATSHHAARKAARLAKVDYTPRPAILTVDQALDANSHFEGGPVTWARGDTGAGFAQAEHIVEGSFDMGGQEHFYLEGQAALALPDDQGMVIRCSSQHPSEVQHKVADALGCAMHDVRVEMRRMGGGFGGKESQGNALAIACAVVARTTGRPCKMRYDRDDDMVITGKRHDFRIKYRLGADAEGKIVAAEFTHLARCGWSPDLSLPVCDRAMLHSDSSYYLPNVKIESHRLRTNTQSATAFRGFGGPQGMIGTEAALDHLAHVMGIDPLDLRKRNYYDPEGGQSTHYGQPVEDFILPEITERLEKSAEFAARKARVAEWNATNTTLKRGISLTPVKFGISFTLTQLNQAGALVHVYADGSIQLNHGGTEMGQGLHRKVCQVAASVFGVTDEDVRITATATDKVPNTSATAASSGADLNGMAVKAACETIKARLAGFMAESAGAAVEDVTFADGEVRVGDHAMPFAKLVKLAYEARVSLSSTGFYATPKISWDRIKGQGRPFFYFAYGAAVTEVVIDTLTGENRILRTDILHDAGASLNPAIDIGQIEGGYVQGAGWLTTEELVWDDKGRLRTHAPSTYKIPACSDRPRIFNVALWDEPNREDTIYRSKAVGEPPFMLAISAFLALQDACKSCGPNWPDLQAPATPEAVLAAVHRARGDA; encoded by the coding sequence ATGAGCGTCGGCACCAAGAAACCCCACGATTCCGCGCAGTTGCATGTCACCGGCGCGGCACGCTACGTCGATGACATCCCCTGCCCCGGCAACACCTTGCACCTTGCCTTCGGCCTCTCGACCGAGGCCCATGCCGAGATCGCCTCGCTCGATCTGAGCGCGGTGCGGAGCGCCCCGGGGGTGGTCGCCGTTCTGACCGCCGAGGACATGCCGTTTGCCAACAATGCCTCGCCCGCGCCCGAGCCCGAACCGGTTCTGGCCGAAGGCGTCGTGCATTTCGTCGGCCAGCCGATCTTCGTGGTCGCAGCGACCAGCCATCATGCGGCGCGCAAGGCCGCACGGCTGGCGAAGGTGGATTACACGCCCCGCCCGGCGATCCTGACGGTCGATCAGGCGCTCGACGCGAACAGCCATTTCGAAGGCGGCCCGGTCACTTGGGCGCGCGGCGATACCGGCGCGGGCTTCGCGCAGGCCGAGCATATCGTCGAAGGCAGTTTCGACATGGGCGGGCAGGAGCATTTCTACCTCGAAGGTCAGGCCGCCCTCGCGCTGCCCGACGATCAGGGCATGGTGATCCGCTGCTCCTCGCAGCACCCGTCCGAGGTCCAACACAAGGTGGCCGACGCGCTTGGCTGCGCGATGCATGACGTCCGGGTGGAGATGCGCCGGATGGGCGGCGGCTTCGGCGGCAAGGAGAGCCAGGGCAATGCGCTCGCCATCGCCTGCGCCGTGGTCGCGCGCACCACCGGGCGGCCCTGCAAGATGCGCTATGACCGCGATGACGACATGGTCATCACCGGCAAGCGCCATGATTTCCGGATCAAATACCGGCTCGGCGCGGATGCCGAGGGCAAGATCGTCGCGGCCGAGTTCACCCATCTCGCCCGCTGCGGCTGGTCGCCCGACCTGAGCCTGCCAGTCTGCGACCGCGCGATGCTGCACAGTGACAGCTCTTATTACCTGCCGAATGTGAAGATCGAGAGCCACCGGCTGCGCACCAACACCCAAAGCGCGACGGCCTTCCGGGGCTTCGGCGGACCGCAGGGCATGATCGGCACGGAAGCGGCGCTCGATCACCTCGCCCATGTGATGGGGATCGATCCGCTCGATCTGCGCAAGCGCAACTACTACGACCCCGAGGGCGGGCAGAGCACGCATTACGGCCAGCCGGTCGAGGATTTCATCCTGCCCGAGATCACCGAGCGGTTGGAGAAATCCGCCGAGTTCGCGGCCCGCAAGGCCCGCGTGGCCGAGTGGAACGCCACCAATACGACCCTGAAGCGCGGCATCTCGCTGACGCCGGTGAAGTTCGGCATCTCCTTCACGCTGACCCAGCTGAACCAGGCGGGTGCGCTGGTGCATGTCTATGCCGACGGCTCGATCCAGCTGAACCACGGCGGGACGGAGATGGGTCAGGGCCTGCATCGCAAGGTCTGTCAGGTCGCGGCCTCGGTCTTCGGCGTCACGGATGAGGATGTGCGCATCACCGCGACGGCCACCGACAAAGTTCCCAACACCTCCGCCACGGCGGCCTCCTCGGGGGCCGATCTGAACGGCATGGCGGTGAAGGCCGCCTGTGAGACGATCAAGGCGCGGCTGGCGGGCTTCATGGCCGAAAGCGCGGGCGCCGCGGTGGAAGACGTGACGTTTGCCGATGGCGAGGTGCGCGTGGGCGATCACGCCATGCCCTTCGCGAAGCTGGTGAAGCTCGCTTACGAGGCGCGGGTATCGCTGTCGTCGACGGGCTTCTACGCCACGCCGAAAATCAGCTGGGACCGGATCAAGGGTCAGGGCCGCCCGTTCTTCTACTTCGCCTATGGCGCGGCAGTAACCGAGGTGGTGATCGACACGCTGACCGGCGAAAACCGCATCCTGCGCACCGACATCCTGCATGATGCAGGCGCCTCGCTGAACCCGGCCATCGACATCGGCCAAATCGAGGGCGGCTACGTTCAGGGCGCGGGCTGGCTGACGACCGAGGAACTGGTCTGGGACGACAAGGGCCGACTGCGCACCCATGCGCCTTCGACCTACAAGATCCCCGCCTGCTCGGATCGCCCGCGCATCTTCAACGTCGCGCTCTGGGACGAGCCGAACCGCGAGGACACGATCTATCGCTCCAAGGCGGTGGGCGAGCCGCCTTTCATGCTGGCGATCTCGGCTTTCCTCGCGCTGCAGGATGCCTGCAAATCCTGCGGCCCGAACTGGCCCGATCTGCAGGCGCCGGCCACGCCCGAAGCGGTTCTGGCTGCCGTCCATCGGGCAAGGGGGGACGCATGA
- the xdhC gene encoding xanthine dehydrogenase accessory protein XdhC, producing MSLDPAALARAADRGPFTRVVVARAQGSTPREDGAEMLVWADHVEGTIGGGALEFSAIAKARGGLTGIEKIPLGPAMNQCCGGAVVLGYERMDRTTVSQITGDWHARPLTPGTPEPLAVTRALARARDRGETPPLLVENWLIERVAPPATPVWVWGAGHVGRALIGALSPLPGLALSWTDSGAERFPDMIPEGVTPLIAENPADLISLARTDARHFVLTYSHSLDLELCHRLLAHGFGGLGLIGSDSKWVRFRKRLAALGHSDAQISRIACPIGDPTLGKHPQAIALGVATGLVKELNAAQAATGKGKRAG from the coding sequence ATGAGCCTCGATCCCGCAGCCCTCGCCCGCGCGGCAGACCGCGGCCCCTTCACTCGTGTCGTGGTCGCGCGCGCCCAAGGCTCCACCCCGCGCGAAGACGGGGCGGAGATGCTGGTCTGGGCGGATCATGTCGAGGGCACGATCGGCGGTGGCGCGCTGGAATTCTCCGCCATCGCGAAAGCGCGGGGCGGGCTGACGGGGATCGAGAAAATCCCGCTGGGCCCCGCGATGAACCAATGCTGCGGCGGGGCCGTGGTGTTGGGATATGAGCGAATGGACCGGACCACCGTTTCGCAGATCACGGGCGACTGGCACGCCCGTCCACTGACGCCGGGCACGCCCGAGCCGCTCGCCGTCACGCGCGCGCTGGCCCGCGCCCGCGATCGCGGCGAGACGCCGCCGCTGCTGGTCGAGAACTGGCTGATCGAGCGGGTCGCGCCGCCCGCTACGCCCGTCTGGGTCTGGGGCGCAGGCCATGTCGGGCGCGCGCTGATCGGGGCGCTGTCCCCCCTGCCCGGCCTTGCCCTGTCCTGGACCGATAGCGGGGCGGAGCGGTTTCCCGACATGATCCCCGAAGGCGTCACGCCACTGATCGCCGAGAACCCGGCCGATCTGATCTCCCTCGCGCGCACCGATGCCCGCCACTTCGTGCTGACCTATTCACATTCTCTCGATCTGGAGCTTTGTCACCGGCTGCTCGCCCATGGCTTCGGCGGGCTCGGCCTGATCGGGTCGGACAGCAAATGGGTCCGCTTCCGCAAGCGCCTCGCCGCGCTCGGGCATTCGGATGCACAAATTTCGCGCATTGCCTGCCCGATAGGCGATCCGACCTTGGGGAAGCATCCTCAAGCCATTGCCCTTGGGGTAGCGACCGGGCTAGTGAAAGAGCTGAACGCCGCGCAAGCGGCGACGGGGAAAGGGAAACGCGCCGGGTGA
- a CDS encoding ABC transporter ATP-binding protein has translation MTELLKIDGLTKAYPGVVANDGVGFSVRPGEVHALLGENGAGKSTLVKMIYGLVKPDSGTMHFAGQSFAPADPRAARAAGVAMVFQHFSLFEALNVAENVALGMENPPPMRQLAKRIREISTAYGLPLDPARLVGDLSAGERQRVEIVRCLLQDPKLLIMDEPTSVLTPQEVEILFHTLRKLSAEGTAILYISHKLEEIRTLCEGATILRAGKVVASCNPREKTARELAELMVGAELKVTDRAERKLGDVVLKVSGLSLAPLSQFGPSLKDLNLELRAGEVLGIGGVAGNGQEELLATLSGERPSAPGTVSLMGEDISGLGPNGRRAKGLLAAPEERLGHAAVPAMSLTENAILTGTMRKPLTRNGFVDQGAAKTFADEISQAFDVRTPGSHVAARALSGGNLQKYVIGREVLQNPAVLVVNQPTWGVDAAAAASIRQALLDLAAKGAAVIAISQDLDELMEISDRFSALNEGRLSASRPTQGLTIEEIGMMLGGAHGMQEAAV, from the coding sequence GTGACGGAGCTGCTCAAGATCGACGGGCTGACGAAAGCCTATCCTGGTGTCGTGGCCAATGACGGCGTCGGCTTCTCGGTGCGTCCGGGCGAGGTCCACGCCCTGCTGGGCGAAAACGGCGCCGGCAAATCGACGCTGGTGAAGATGATCTACGGGCTGGTGAAGCCCGATTCCGGCACGATGCACTTTGCGGGCCAGTCCTTCGCGCCCGCCGATCCGCGCGCCGCGCGCGCCGCTGGCGTCGCGATGGTGTTCCAGCATTTCTCGCTTTTCGAGGCACTTAACGTTGCCGAGAACGTGGCGCTCGGCATGGAAAACCCGCCGCCGATGCGCCAGCTTGCCAAGCGTATCCGCGAGATTTCCACCGCTTATGGCCTGCCGCTGGACCCCGCGCGACTGGTGGGCGACCTCTCCGCGGGCGAGCGTCAGCGCGTCGAGATCGTGCGCTGCTTGCTGCAGGACCCCAAGCTTCTGATCATGGACGAGCCGACCTCGGTGCTGACGCCGCAGGAGGTGGAGATTCTGTTTCACACCCTGCGCAAGCTGTCGGCTGAGGGCACTGCGATCCTCTATATCAGCCACAAGCTCGAAGAGATCCGCACGCTTTGCGAAGGCGCGACGATCCTGCGCGCGGGCAAGGTGGTGGCGAGCTGCAACCCGCGCGAGAAGACCGCGCGCGAGCTGGCCGAGCTGATGGTCGGCGCGGAGCTGAAAGTCACCGATCGGGCCGAGCGCAAGCTGGGCGATGTCGTGCTGAAAGTCTCGGGCCTGTCGCTCGCACCGCTGTCGCAGTTCGGCCCCTCGCTGAAGGATCTAAACCTGGAGCTGCGCGCGGGCGAGGTGCTGGGCATCGGCGGCGTCGCGGGCAACGGTCAGGAAGAATTGCTGGCCACCCTGTCGGGCGAGCGCCCCTCCGCCCCCGGCACGGTCAGCCTGATGGGCGAGGATATCTCCGGGCTCGGGCCGAACGGCCGCCGCGCGAAGGGGCTGCTGGCTGCGCCCGAGGAACGGCTGGGCCATGCCGCCGTCCCCGCGATGAGCTTGACCGAGAACGCGATCCTCACCGGGACGATGCGCAAGCCGCTAACGCGCAACGGATTTGTCGATCAGGGGGCTGCGAAGACCTTCGCCGACGAGATCAGTCAGGCCTTCGACGTGCGCACGCCGGGTTCGCATGTTGCGGCCCGCGCGCTTTCGGGCGGGAACCTGCAGAAATACGTGATCGGTCGCGAGGTGCTGCAAAACCCCGCCGTGCTGGTGGTGAATCAGCCGACATGGGGCGTGGATGCCGCCGCTGCCGCGTCGATCCGGCAGGCGCTGCTAGACCTCGCGGCGAAAGGCGCTGCGGTGATCGCGATCAGCCAGGACCTCGATGAGCTTATGGAAATCTCCGACCGCTTCTCGGCGCTGAACGAAGGCCGCCTGAGCGCCTCGCGCCCGACCCAAGGGCTGACGATCGAAGAGATCGGCATGATGCTGGGCGGTGCGCACGGGATGCAGGAGGCCGCGGTATGA
- a CDS encoding ABC transporter permease — translation MITLVRRPTPSQFWSYATPLLAVIATMIAGGILFAILGKHPVEAIRVIFWDPLFGGNASYFRGQLLVKAGPLILIACGLAVGFRAGIWNIGAEGQYIMGALFSAWLALKMYPAESHWLFPAMILLGALGGFLWAMIPAVLKVLFGTSEILVSLMLVYVAENLLAYMAFGPLKNPEGFGFPGSRNLQDYPSAFNHELIEGTGMHWGVVAALIAVIFTYGLMHRHITGFRIRVAGEAPRAARFAGVIPARLVMLGLGMGGAFAGLAGMFEVSGPSGQITDSFNVGYGFTAIIVAFLGRLHPIGILLAGLLMALTYIGGDMAQLMLGLPSAAIQVFQGMLLFFLLAFDVLTNFRIRFGRVAA, via the coding sequence ATGATCACCCTCGTCCGGCGCCCCACCCCGTCGCAATTCTGGTCCTACGCGACTCCGCTCCTCGCCGTGATCGCCACCATGATCGCGGGCGGCATCCTGTTCGCGATACTGGGCAAGCACCCGGTCGAGGCGATCCGCGTGATCTTCTGGGACCCGCTCTTCGGGGGCAACGCCAGCTATTTCCGCGGCCAGCTTTTGGTGAAGGCCGGACCGCTTATCCTGATCGCCTGCGGGCTCGCCGTGGGCTTTCGCGCGGGCATCTGGAATATCGGCGCCGAAGGGCAATACATCATGGGCGCGCTGTTCTCGGCATGGCTGGCGCTGAAGATGTACCCGGCGGAAAGCCACTGGCTGTTCCCGGCGATGATCTTACTGGGCGCGCTTGGCGGCTTCCTTTGGGCGATGATCCCGGCGGTGCTGAAAGTTTTGTTCGGCACCTCGGAAATCCTCGTCTCGTTGATGCTGGTCTATGTGGCCGAGAACCTGCTGGCCTATATGGCCTTCGGCCCGCTCAAGAACCCTGAGGGCTTCGGCTTTCCCGGCTCGCGCAACCTGCAAGACTACCCCTCGGCCTTCAATCACGAGCTGATCGAAGGCACGGGCATGCATTGGGGCGTCGTCGCGGCGCTGATCGCGGTGATCTTCACCTATGGGCTGATGCACCGCCATATCACCGGTTTCCGCATCCGCGTCGCGGGCGAGGCGCCGCGGGCTGCACGCTTCGCAGGCGTGATCCCGGCGCGGCTGGTGATGCTCGGGCTTGGGATGGGCGGCGCGTTCGCAGGGCTTGCGGGCATGTTCGAGGTCTCCGGCCCCTCGGGTCAGATCACCGACAGTTTCAACGTGGGCTACGGCTTCACCGCGATCATCGTGGCCTTCCTTGGCCGCCTGCATCCGATCGGCATCCTGCTGGCGGGGCTCCTGATGGCGCTGACCTATATCGGCGGCGACATGGCGCAGCTGATGCTCGGCCTGCCCTCGGCGGCGATCCAGGTCTTCCAGGGGATGCTGCTGTTCTTCCTGCTGGCCTTCGACGTGCTGACCAACTTCCGCATCCGCTTCGGGAGGGTCGCGGCATGA